The Flavobacteriales bacterium genome has a window encoding:
- a CDS encoding GH3 auxin-responsive promoter family protein, producing the protein MLAFSTIFGWLIKKRVHQIELFMKFPHEVQRDVLDQLTTQAQHTRFGKRYDFKNVSSVADFKRAVPLQTYDDIKKDVALMMEGEPDVLWPGETKWFAKSSGTTNDRSKLIPVSTDSLEDCHFKGGKDLLGLHVNNHPKSKIYNGKTLVLGGSSQMHEIREDSYTGDLSAIIIKNLPLWVEFRRIPGRDIALHDNWEEKMEKMALSSMNEDVTVISGVPSWTLVLINRILELKGTDNLLDVWPNLELYMHGGVSFEPYRSQYERIIPDKNMQYIQTYNASEGFFGIQDRPGVDDMLLMLDYGIFYEFIPLEEMDKEHPRSVGLDEVEKGKVYELVISTNGGLWRYRIGDTVEFTGVKPYRIKVAGRTKQHINVFGEELMIDNVERGLRIACEKCGAEVADYTVGPIFMENRKNGGHEWLIEFTQQPADINAFGLELDHALRTLNSDYDAKRTKDFNLRSPVIRVMPSGTFYDWMRSRGKLGGQHKVPRLSNTRVHIESILEGTASYASVS; encoded by the coding sequence TTGCTCGCATTCTCCACCATATTCGGCTGGCTGATCAAGAAGAGGGTCCACCAGATAGAACTCTTCATGAAATTCCCACATGAAGTTCAGCGGGATGTCCTGGATCAACTGACCACACAGGCGCAGCATACGCGATTCGGAAAACGCTACGATTTCAAGAATGTTAGCTCGGTCGCTGATTTCAAACGTGCAGTTCCGCTCCAGACCTACGATGACATCAAAAAGGATGTTGCCCTCATGATGGAAGGAGAACCGGATGTCCTCTGGCCGGGAGAGACCAAGTGGTTTGCAAAAAGTAGTGGGACCACCAATGATCGCAGTAAACTCATCCCAGTCTCCACAGACTCGCTTGAAGACTGTCATTTCAAAGGGGGGAAAGACCTCCTAGGCCTTCACGTCAATAATCACCCGAAATCCAAGATTTACAACGGAAAGACCTTAGTGCTGGGTGGTAGCAGTCAGATGCATGAGATCCGAGAAGATTCGTATACGGGTGACCTCTCTGCCATCATCATCAAGAATCTTCCCCTTTGGGTGGAGTTCCGCAGGATTCCTGGACGGGATATCGCCTTGCACGATAACTGGGAAGAGAAGATGGAGAAAATGGCCCTCTCCAGCATGAATGAAGATGTAACTGTGATATCCGGTGTACCTAGCTGGACACTGGTACTCATCAATAGAATTCTGGAATTGAAGGGAACAGACAATCTACTGGACGTATGGCCCAATCTAGAACTCTACATGCATGGAGGGGTCAGCTTCGAACCCTATCGCTCGCAATATGAGCGCATCATCCCAGATAAGAACATGCAGTATATCCAGACCTACAATGCCTCCGAAGGGTTCTTCGGAATACAGGATAGACCCGGTGTGGATGATATGCTGCTGATGTTGGACTACGGTATCTTCTACGAGTTCATACCCCTCGAAGAAATGGACAAGGAACACCCCCGAAGTGTAGGGCTGGATGAAGTCGAAAAAGGCAAGGTGTATGAATTGGTCATCAGCACCAATGGAGGCCTCTGGCGATACCGCATCGGAGATACGGTGGAGTTCACCGGAGTGAAGCCCTATCGCATCAAGGTGGCCGGACGTACAAAACAGCACATCAATGTTTTCGGGGAGGAACTGATGATAGACAATGTAGAACGCGGACTACGCATTGCATGCGAAAAATGTGGCGCAGAGGTAGCTGACTACACCGTAGGGCCGATCTTCATGGAGAACCGTAAGAATGGTGGGCATGAATGGCTGATCGAATTCACTCAGCAACCTGCGGATATCAACGCTTTTGGTCTTGAGTTGGATCATGCCTTGCGTACACTCAACTCTGACTACGATGCCAAACGCACCAAGGACTTCAATCTCAGATCACCGGTCATACGGGTGATGCCCTCTGGCACGTTCTATGATTGGATGCGCTCTAGAGGCAAGCTGGGCGGTCAGCACAAGGTGCCCAGACTATCGAATACCAGAGTACATATCGAGTCTATATTGGAGGGAACAGCCTCATATGCAAGCGTATCATGA
- a CDS encoding deoxynucleoside kinase, with translation MHIAIAGNIGSGKTTLTNLLAKHYKWDAHFEEVEDNPYLNDFYNDMQRWSFNLQIYFLNSRFNQIIELRENSKDIIQDRTIYEDAHIFAPNLHAMGLMTTRDFENYFSLFRSMEAFIGPPDLLIYLRASVPTLVNNIQQRGREYEEAIRLDYLKRLNERYEAWVSTYDAGNLLIIDVDNNRFRDDKEDLGEIINAVDSEIHGLFEPA, from the coding sequence ATGCATATCGCAATAGCAGGAAATATCGGTTCTGGAAAGACTACCTTGACCAATCTACTGGCCAAACACTACAAATGGGATGCTCACTTCGAGGAAGTGGAAGACAATCCCTATTTAAATGACTTCTACAACGATATGCAACGTTGGTCTTTCAACCTGCAGATCTATTTTCTGAATAGCAGATTCAATCAGATTATCGAACTGCGTGAGAATTCCAAGGATATCATCCAGGACCGGACGATCTACGAGGATGCGCACATCTTCGCACCCAACCTGCATGCTATGGGATTGATGACCACACGTGATTTTGAGAACTACTTCTCGCTCTTCCGATCCATGGAGGCCTTCATCGGTCCACCGGATCTTCTCATTTATCTACGTGCGAGCGTTCCTACGTTGGTCAACAACATCCAGCAGCGTGGAAGAGAGTATGAAGAAGCCATTCGCTTGGACTATCTCAAGCGACTCAATGAAAGATACGAAGCTTGGGTATCAACCTATGATGCAGGGAACTTGTTGATCATCGATGTGGACAACAACCGCTTCAGAGATGACAAAGAGGATCTAGGAGAAATCATCAATGCAGTGGATTCTGAGATCCACGGTCTATTCGAACCTGCGTGA